A window of the Choloepus didactylus isolate mChoDid1 chromosome 11, mChoDid1.pri, whole genome shotgun sequence genome harbors these coding sequences:
- the CNOT8 gene encoding CCR4-NOT transcription complex subunit 8 isoform X1 yields MPAALVENSQVICEVWASNLEEEMRKIREIVLSYSYIAMDTEFPGVVVRPIGEFRSSIDYQYQLLRCNVDLLKIIQLGLTFTNEKGEYPSGINTWQFNFKFNLTEDMYSQDSIDLLANSGLQFQKHEEEGIDTLHFAELLMTSGVVLCDNVKWLSFHSGYDFGYMVKLLTDSRLPEEEHEFFHILNLFFPSIYDVKYLMKSCKNLKGGLQEVADQLDLQRIGRQHQAGSDSLLTGMAFFRMKELFFEDSIDDAKYCGRLYGLGTGVAQKQNEDVDSAQEKMSILAIINNMQQ; encoded by the exons ATGCCTGCAGCGCTTGTGGAGAACAGCCAGGTTATCTGTGAAGTCTGGGCCAGCAATCTAGAAGAAGAGATGAGGAAGATCCGAGAAATTGTGCTCAGTTATAGTTATATTGCTATG GACACAGAATTTCCAGGTGTTGTGGTGCGACCCATTGGTGAATTTCGTAGTTCCATAGATTACCAGTATCAGCTTCTGCGGTGCAatgttgatcttttaaaaattatccaacTTGGCCTTACATTCACGAATGAGAAGGGAGAATATCCTTCTGGAATCAACACTTGGCAGTTCAACTTCAAATTCAATCTCAC AGAGGACATGTACTCCCAGGATTCCATAGATCTCCTTGCTAACTCAGGACTGCAGTTCCAGAAACATGAAGAGGAAGGGATTGACACACTGCACTTTGCAGAGCTACTTATGACATCAGGGGTGGTTCTCTGTGACAATGTCAAATGGCTTTCATTTCACAG TGGCTATGATTTTGGCTACATGGTAAAGTTACTTACGGATTCTCGTTTGCCCGAAGAGGAACATGAATTCTTTCATATTCTGAACCTTTTCTTCCCATCGATTTATGATGTGAAATACCTGATGAAGAGCTGCAAAAATCTTAAG GGAGGTCTTCAGGAAGTTGCCGATCAGTTGGATTTGCAGAGAATTGGAAGGCAGCACCAGGCAGGCTCAGACTCACTGCTGACGGGAATGGCATTCTTTAGGATGAAAGAG TTGTTTTTTGAGGACAGTATTGATGATGCCAAATACTGTGGGCGGCTCTATGGGCTAGGCACGGGAGTGGCCCAGAAGCAGAATGAGGATGTGGACTCTGCCCAGGAGAAGATGAGCATCTTGGCGATCATCAACAACATGCAGCAGTGA
- the CNOT8 gene encoding CCR4-NOT transcription complex subunit 8 isoform X3, which yields MYSQDSIDLLANSGLQFQKHEEEGIDTLHFAELLMTSGVVLCDNVKWLSFHSGYDFGYMVKLLTDSRLPEEEHEFFHILNLFFPSIYDVKYLMKSCKNLKGGLQEVADQLDLQRIGRQHQAGSDSLLTGMAFFRMKELFFEDSIDDAKYCGRLYGLGTGVAQKQNEDVDSAQEKMSILAIINNMQQ from the exons ATGTACTCCCAGGATTCCATAGATCTCCTTGCTAACTCAGGACTGCAGTTCCAGAAACATGAAGAGGAAGGGATTGACACACTGCACTTTGCAGAGCTACTTATGACATCAGGGGTGGTTCTCTGTGACAATGTCAAATGGCTTTCATTTCACAG TGGCTATGATTTTGGCTACATGGTAAAGTTACTTACGGATTCTCGTTTGCCCGAAGAGGAACATGAATTCTTTCATATTCTGAACCTTTTCTTCCCATCGATTTATGATGTGAAATACCTGATGAAGAGCTGCAAAAATCTTAAG GGAGGTCTTCAGGAAGTTGCCGATCAGTTGGATTTGCAGAGAATTGGAAGGCAGCACCAGGCAGGCTCAGACTCACTGCTGACGGGAATGGCATTCTTTAGGATGAAAGAG TTGTTTTTTGAGGACAGTATTGATGATGCCAAATACTGTGGGCGGCTCTATGGGCTAGGCACGGGAGTGGCCCAGAAGCAGAATGAGGATGTGGACTCTGCCCAGGAGAAGATGAGCATCTTGGCGATCATCAACAACATGCAGCAGTGA
- the CNOT8 gene encoding CCR4-NOT transcription complex subunit 8 isoform X2, whose product MPAALVENSQVICEVWASNLEEEMRKIREIVLSYSYIAMDTEFPGVVVRPIGEFRSSIDYQYQLLRCNVDLLKIIQLGLTFTNEKGEYPSGINTWQFNFKFNLTEDMYSQDSIDLLANSGLQFQKHEEEGIDTLHFAELLMTSGVVLCDNVKWLSFHSGYDFGYMVKLLTDSRLPEEEHEFFHILNLFFPSIYDVKYLMKSCKNLKGGLQEVADQLDLQRIGRQHQAGSDSLLTGMAFFRMKEV is encoded by the exons ATGCCTGCAGCGCTTGTGGAGAACAGCCAGGTTATCTGTGAAGTCTGGGCCAGCAATCTAGAAGAAGAGATGAGGAAGATCCGAGAAATTGTGCTCAGTTATAGTTATATTGCTATG GACACAGAATTTCCAGGTGTTGTGGTGCGACCCATTGGTGAATTTCGTAGTTCCATAGATTACCAGTATCAGCTTCTGCGGTGCAatgttgatcttttaaaaattatccaacTTGGCCTTACATTCACGAATGAGAAGGGAGAATATCCTTCTGGAATCAACACTTGGCAGTTCAACTTCAAATTCAATCTCAC AGAGGACATGTACTCCCAGGATTCCATAGATCTCCTTGCTAACTCAGGACTGCAGTTCCAGAAACATGAAGAGGAAGGGATTGACACACTGCACTTTGCAGAGCTACTTATGACATCAGGGGTGGTTCTCTGTGACAATGTCAAATGGCTTTCATTTCACAG TGGCTATGATTTTGGCTACATGGTAAAGTTACTTACGGATTCTCGTTTGCCCGAAGAGGAACATGAATTCTTTCATATTCTGAACCTTTTCTTCCCATCGATTTATGATGTGAAATACCTGATGAAGAGCTGCAAAAATCTTAAG GGAGGTCTTCAGGAAGTTGCCGATCAGTTGGATTTGCAGAGAATTGGAAGGCAGCACCAGGCAGGCTCAGACTCACTGCTGACGGGAATGGCATTCTTTAGGATGAAAGAG